In Sphingomonas sp. OV641, one DNA window encodes the following:
- a CDS encoding DUF2442 domain-containing protein, with translation MAITERDLAKAEKRMAAKREAGHAVSARYDRRRSRVVVALNTGVELTFPTQLAEGLADASPDSLAEIEISPAGLGLHWPRLDADLYVPALLQGVFGSKRWMARQLGAEGGRSRTAAKIAASRENGRKGGRPRKPMAAGA, from the coding sequence ATGGCGATTACTGAGCGCGATCTGGCGAAGGCGGAGAAGCGCATGGCGGCGAAGCGCGAGGCTGGTCATGCCGTATCGGCGCGCTATGACCGGCGGCGTTCGCGGGTGGTCGTGGCACTCAACACCGGCGTCGAACTGACCTTCCCGACCCAACTCGCGGAAGGGCTGGCGGATGCCTCGCCGGACAGCCTGGCCGAAATCGAGATCAGCCCCGCCGGACTCGGCCTGCACTGGCCCAGGCTCGACGCGGACCTCTACGTGCCCGCGCTCCTGCAGGGCGTGTTCGGATCGAAGCGATGGATGGCCCGCCAGCTCGGTGCCGAAGGAGGACGGTCACGCACCGCAGCCAAGATCGCCGCTTCACGCGAGAACGGCCGCAAGGGCGGGCGGCCTCGGAAACCGATGGCTGCTGGAGCCTAA